The genomic stretch CCGCCTCATGGGCGACGGCCGCACGGACATGGCCGCGTGGGACGACGCGCGCCCGTGGTACAGCGAGCTGGCCGCCGCGCACACGGTCGCGCTGCTGGCCGAGGTCACCGGCGCCCGCGTGATCCTTGCGCACGTCAGCTCGCCGCAGACCATGGAGGCGTTGGCCGGCTTTCGCGAGCGTGGCGTCGACGTGTGGACCGAGACCGGCCACCACTACGTCTGCTCGACGAAGGAGCAGGCGCTCGAGGATCCGCGGCTGAAGTGGAACCCGCCGACGAGGGCGGCCGCCGAGGTCGAGCGGATGTGGGACCTGATCGCCGCGGGCGACGTGAACTCGGTCGGCAGCGACCACGCGCCGCTGCCGAAGGCCGAGGGTGCCGACGTGTGGAGCCAGTCGCCCGGGCCGGGCAACAACGTGCAGACGATCCTGACGATCTTCGCGACGCAGGCGCGGCAGCGCGGCCTGTCGCTCGGGCGCATCGTCGATCTCGTGTCGACGCGCCCCGCGAAGCTGTTCGGGCTGTACCCGCGCAAGGGCGCGATCCGGCTCGGCTCGGACGCCGACCTGGCGATCGTCGACACGAACGCCGCGCGGACGCTGGACCCGGAGGAGCTCGAGTACATCGAGGGCCAGGCCAAGTGGTCGCCGTTCGAGGGGATGGACGTCACGGTCGACCCGATGCACACCGTGCTGCGCGGCAAGGTGATCTGCTCGCGCGGCGAGATCCTCGGCAGTCCGGGAGACGGGACCCACCTGGTCGGGGCGCGCATCAACTGATGCAGCTGACCGGCCGCGAGACCGAGCGCCTGCTGATCTTCGCCGCCGCGGAGCTGGCCCGGCGGCGGATGCGCGAGGGCATCCTGCTCAGCCATCCGGACTGCGTCGCGCTCGCGAGCGACGTGGCGATGGAGGCCGCGCGGGCCGGGCGCAGCTACGAGGAGGTCCAGGACAGCGCGGCCGGGATCGTCGGGCGCGAGCAGCTGCTGTCCGGCGTGGCGGAGCTGCTCGAGCAGCCGCTGCAGGTGGAGGCGACGTTCGGCGACGGCAGCCGCCTCGTCGCGCTGCGCGGGCTGGTGCGGGCGTGAGGCCGGGCGAGATCATCCTGGCCGATGCGCCTGCGCCCGCGGCCGATCACGCCCGGACCGCCACCGTCGCGGTGACGAACGCCGGCCGCTTCGACGCCTACCTGACATCGCACTTCCCCGTGGCGCGCGCGTCGGCGGCGCTGCGGTTCGACCGCGACGGGCTCGACGGCGCGCGCCCGCTGCTGCCGTCGGGCGCGAGCGTCCTCATCCCCGCCGGCGCGACCGTGGACGTGGAGGTCACGTGGAGCTGAGCCGCGCCGAGTACGCGGCGCTCTACGGACCGGCGACCGGCGACCGGGTGCGCCTCGCCGACACGAACCTGCTCGTGCGCGTCGAGGCCGACGACAACGCGCCCGGGCACGAGCCGGTCGTCGGCTTCGGCAAGGCGATCCGCGACGGCCAGCTCGCGGGCGGCGGGCGGCCGCTCGAGGAGGCGATGGACGTCGTCGTCACGAACGTCCTGGTGCTCGACCCGGTCCTCGGCATCCGCAAGACGTGCCTCGGCATCCGCGACGGGCGCATCGCCGCCATGGGCCGCGCCGGCGACCCGGACCGCGACGACCAGGTGCGCGTCCCCATCAGCTCCGCCACCGGCATCGTCGCCGCCGAGGGCCTGATCGCCACGCCGGGGGCGGTCGACTCGCACGTGCACCTCATCGGCCCGCAGCTCGTGCCGGCCGCGCTCGAGGGCGGCACGACCACCGTCGTGGCGATGAGCTACAGCGGCGCCTTCGACGTCGGGATCAACCCGCGCGCCAACTTCGACCGGTTGCTCGACGCGTGGTCGGCGGTGCCGCTGAACCTCGTCCCGATGGTGCGCGGATCGACGGCGAACGCCGGCTTCCTCGAGGCGCTGCTGGAGATGGGCGGCGGCGCGTTCAAGATCCACGAGGACGTCGGCGCGTACCCCGACGTCGTCGACGCCGTCCTCGCCTGCGCCGACCGCCACGACGTCGGCGTCGCGCTGCACGCCGACGGCCTCGGCGAGTCGGCCACGCTCGGCGAGACCCTCGACGCGATCGCCGGGCGCGCGGTCCACGCCTACCACGTCGAGGGCTGCGGCGGCGGGCCCACCGACGTGCTCGAGCTGGTCTCGCAGCCGCACGTGCTGCCCTCCTCGACGACGCCGACCGTCCCCTTCGGCGTCAACGTCGCCGCCGAGCACGAGGAGATGATCGCGACCGTCCACCGCCTGCACCCGGCGCTGCCCAACGACGCGCGCGCAGCCCGCGGCCGCATCCGCCCGTGGACCGTCGCGGCCGAGTCGGTGCTGCACGACCTCGGCGCCATCAGCGTCATGAGCTCGGACTCGATGGGCATGGGCCGCATGAGCGAGGTGACGCGGCGCACGTGGCAGCTCGCGCACGTCATGCGCGAGGCGGCCGGCGAGACCGGCGACGATGCCAACGAACGAGTCCTGCGCTATCTCGCCAAGCTCACGATCAACCCGGCGCTGATCCACGGCATCGCCCACGACGTCGGCTCGCTGGAGACCGGCAAGCTCGCCGACGTGGTCCTGTGGCGCCCCGCGTTCTTCGGCATCGTGCCGCATCTGGTGCTGAAGGCCGGGTTCCCGGTCTGGGGCGCGCGCGGGTCCGCGTACGCCTCGACGCGTCACGGCGAGCCGGTGATCCAGGGCGAGCTGTGGGGCAGTCTGGGCGCCGCGCCCGCGCAGCTCGCGACCGTCTACGCGAGCGCCGCCGGCGAGGCCCGCGTCCGCGCCCGCCGGTCCGGCCGCGTCGGGGTCGTGCGCGCCACGCGTTCCGTGCGCAAGGCCGACCTCGTGCGCAACGCCGCGACGCCCCGCGTCGAGGTCGACGGCGAGCGGCGCGAGGTGCGCGTCGAGGGCGCCGCGATCGACCTGCAACCCGTGACCGACCTGCCCATGAACGCCGCGTACACGCTGGCCTGAGGAGATGCGATGACGACCCGCCGCCTGGGAATCGACGTGGGAGGGACGTTCACCGACGTCCTGCTCCACGACGCCGCCGACGGCAGCGTCCGCCTGCTCAAGACGGCGACGACCACCGGGGACCAGTCGCGCGGCGTCGTGTCCGGCCTGTCGGAGATCTGCCGGCGGGCGGGCATCGGCCCCGAGCAGCTCGGCGCGATCATGCACGGCACGACGGCGGCGACGAACGCGGTGCTCGAGGGGCGCGGCGCGAAGGTCGGCGTCATCGTCAACGAGGGCTTCCGCCACCTCTTCCACCTCGCCGAGGCGTGGACGCCGGGGCCGCTGTTCGGCTTCATGGTCTACGACCGCCCGGCGCCGCTGGTGGGCGTCGAGCTCATGGCCGAGGTGCGCGGCCGGATGGGCGCGGGCGGCGAGGAGGTCGAGCCGCTCGACGAGGCGAGCGTCGAGGCCGCGGTCGCCCAACTGGTCGCGGCGGGGGCCGAGGCGGTCACCGTCTGCCTGCTGAGCTCGTACGCCAACCCGGACCACGAGCGCGCGGTGGGCGCGATCGTCGCGCGTGTCGCGCCCGGGCTGCCGGTCTCCCTGTCCGCCGACGTGCTCGCCGAGTTCCGCGAGTACGAGCGGGCGGTCACCACCACGATGAACGCGTACGTGGCGCCCGAGATGGACCGCTACCTGCGCGGCCTGCGCGACGGCCTCGACGCCGTCCGCGCGGGCGCGGAGCTGCAGGTCGTCCGGTCCGACGGCGGCCTGATGAGCCTCGACGCGGCGCGCGCGACGCCGGTGCACACGATGCTCTCCGGACCGGCCGGCGGCGTCAGCGGCGCCGCGCACGTCGCCCGGCTGGCCGGCCATGAGCGCATCATCACCTTCGACATGGGGGGCACGTCGACCGACGTGTCGGCGAGCCTCGACGGCCGGCCGCAGATCACGCGCGAGACGAAGGTCGGGGCGTTCCCGATGCGCGTCCCGTCGGTCGCGGTCGAGACGATCGGGGCGGGCGGCGGCTCCATCGCCAGCGTGTCCGAGGTCACCGGCGGCCTGCGGGTCGGGCCGGAGAGCGCGGGCGCGGTCCCGGGGCCCGCGTGCTACGGCAACGGCGGCACCGAGGCGACCGTCACCGACGCCAACGTCGTGCTCGGCCACCTCCCGCCGCGGCTGCTAGGCGGAGCGATGACCCTCGACGTCGACGCCGCGCACGCCGCGGTCGCCCGGGTCGGCGAGCAGCTCGGCCTCGGCGTCCCGGAGACGGCGCAGGCGATCGTCCGGCTCGTCGACGAGAACATGCTCGGCGCGCTGCGCCTGGTGACCGTGCAGCGCGGCATGTCCGCCGACACGTTCGCGCTCGTCCCGTTCGGCGGTGCGGGCGCGCTGCACGCCAACGCGCTGGCGGCCACGCTCGGCTGCTTCCCGGTCATCGTGCCGCTCGAGCCGGGCGTGCTGTCCGCGCTCGGCTTCCTGGTCTCCGACGTGCGCAGCGAGTTCAGCCGGACGTTCATCCGCGCGGTCGCCGACGTCGCGCCGGGCGAGATCGCCGACCGGCTGCGCGCCCTGGGCGAGGAGGCGGCGGCGTTCCTGGACCGTGAGGGCGTGGCCGCCGCCGACCGCGAGGTGCGCTACGCGGCCGACATGCGCTACCACCGCCAGGGCTACGAGCTGCCGATCGCGATCGACGACCTCGAGGAGCTCACACTCGCGCAGCTCGGCGACGCCTTCACGGCGACCCACGAGCAGCTCTACGGCTTCGGCCTGCCGGGCGGCGCGGAGCTCGTCACGCTGCGGGCGGTCGGCATCGGGCGGGTGCCCGCGATCGAGATGCCGGCCCGGCCGCTCGGTCCGCCCGACGCCGCCGCGGCCAGGACGGGCACCCACCCCGTCTGGGACGGCAGTGGGTTTCGCGACGTCCCCACCTACGACCGGGACCGCCTGGCGCCCGGCATGGTCCTCGACGGGCCGGCGATCGTCGAGCAGTACGACGCGACGACGCTCGTGCTCGCCGGCCACGTCGCCGCCGTCGACCAGCACGCCAACCTGCTCATCACCCCGGGGGGCACCGCATGACCATCGACGGACCCACGCTCGACCTCATCGAGAACGCGCTGCTCAACGTCCGCTTCGAGATGGACGAGGTCGTCCGCCGCGCCGCGATGTCGCCCATGATCCGCGAGCAGCACGACGAGTTCCCGATGGTGTGCGACCGCCACGGGCGGATGGTCGTCGGCCAGTTCGGCTCCTACATCCCCGGCATCGTCGAGCGCCTGCGCGGCGACGTCCGCCGGGGCGACGTCATCCTGTTCAACGATCCGTACCTCAGCCAGGGGTCGATCACGCACTGCAACGACTGGTGCGTCGTCATGCCGATCTTCTTCGAGGACCGCCACATCGGCTTCTCGTCGATGTTCGGGCACATGATGGACGTCGGCGGCAAGGTCGCGGGCAGCCAGGTCAACGACGCGACGTCGATCTGGGAGGAGGGGCTGCGCATCCCGCCGATCAAGATCGTGGAGGGCGGCGTGCTCAACCGCACCGCGCTCGACGTCATCCTCAACAACAGCCGCACGCCGGACATGAACGAGAGCGACCTCATGGCGCTCATCGCCGGCTGCCGGACCGCCGAGACGCGCGTGATCGAGCTGTGCACCCGCTTCGGCGCCGATCCGTACGAGGCGGCGTGCGCGGCGCTCATCGAGCGCACCCGCGTGGCGCTGGGCGCGCTCGTGCGCCGCTACATCCCCGAGGAGCCGGTCACCTTCACCGACTGGGTCGACGACGACGGGATGGGCAACGGCCCGTTCCGGATCGTGCTCACGGTCTGGCGCGAGGGCGACGTCTGCCACGTCGACTGGACCGGCACCGACGCGCAGGCGCCGGGCACGATCAACTTCCGCATCAACGACGGG from Capillimicrobium parvum encodes the following:
- a CDS encoding dihydroorotase, whose translation is MPAHDLAVVGGDVVLDGGSVERVNIGISDGRIVTLTDGPLDARETLDATRLTVLPGAVDQHFHVFWNYEWETYENATRAAAKGGVTTVVDMPLDNPPTLTAEALRGKLAAIAGACHVDYASFGGYLADDPSEMERMAEAGASCFKLFTGGVAPPGMYPGVDDGQLLDALRRAAAIGLPVTVHAENAYIVDFETNRLMGDGRTDMAAWDDARPWYSELAAAHTVALLAEVTGARVILAHVSSPQTMEALAGFRERGVDVWTETGHHYVCSTKEQALEDPRLKWNPPTRAAAEVERMWDLIAAGDVNSVGSDHAPLPKAEGADVWSQSPGPGNNVQTILTIFATQARQRGLSLGRIVDLVSTRPAKLFGLYPRKGAIRLGSDADLAIVDTNAARTLDPEELEYIEGQAKWSPFEGMDVTVDPMHTVLRGKVICSRGEILGSPGDGTHLVGARIN
- the ureA gene encoding urease subunit gamma, with product MQLTGRETERLLIFAAAELARRRMREGILLSHPDCVALASDVAMEAARAGRSYEEVQDSAAGIVGREQLLSGVAELLEQPLQVEATFGDGSRLVALRGLVRA
- a CDS encoding urease subunit beta — protein: MRPGEIILADAPAPAADHARTATVAVTNAGRFDAYLTSHFPVARASAALRFDRDGLDGARPLLPSGASVLIPAGATVDVEVTWS
- a CDS encoding urease subunit alpha, which produces MELSRAEYAALYGPATGDRVRLADTNLLVRVEADDNAPGHEPVVGFGKAIRDGQLAGGGRPLEEAMDVVVTNVLVLDPVLGIRKTCLGIRDGRIAAMGRAGDPDRDDQVRVPISSATGIVAAEGLIATPGAVDSHVHLIGPQLVPAALEGGTTTVVAMSYSGAFDVGINPRANFDRLLDAWSAVPLNLVPMVRGSTANAGFLEALLEMGGGAFKIHEDVGAYPDVVDAVLACADRHDVGVALHADGLGESATLGETLDAIAGRAVHAYHVEGCGGGPTDVLELVSQPHVLPSSTTPTVPFGVNVAAEHEEMIATVHRLHPALPNDARAARGRIRPWTVAAESVLHDLGAISVMSSDSMGMGRMSEVTRRTWQLAHVMREAAGETGDDANERVLRYLAKLTINPALIHGIAHDVGSLETGKLADVVLWRPAFFGIVPHLVLKAGFPVWGARGSAYASTRHGEPVIQGELWGSLGAAPAQLATVYASAAGEARVRARRSGRVGVVRATRSVRKADLVRNAATPRVEVDGERREVRVEGAAIDLQPVTDLPMNAAYTLA
- a CDS encoding hydantoinase/oxoprolinase family protein, translated to MTTRRLGIDVGGTFTDVLLHDAADGSVRLLKTATTTGDQSRGVVSGLSEICRRAGIGPEQLGAIMHGTTAATNAVLEGRGAKVGVIVNEGFRHLFHLAEAWTPGPLFGFMVYDRPAPLVGVELMAEVRGRMGAGGEEVEPLDEASVEAAVAQLVAAGAEAVTVCLLSSYANPDHERAVGAIVARVAPGLPVSLSADVLAEFREYERAVTTTMNAYVAPEMDRYLRGLRDGLDAVRAGAELQVVRSDGGLMSLDAARATPVHTMLSGPAGGVSGAAHVARLAGHERIITFDMGGTSTDVSASLDGRPQITRETKVGAFPMRVPSVAVETIGAGGGSIASVSEVTGGLRVGPESAGAVPGPACYGNGGTEATVTDANVVLGHLPPRLLGGAMTLDVDAAHAAVARVGEQLGLGVPETAQAIVRLVDENMLGALRLVTVQRGMSADTFALVPFGGAGALHANALAATLGCFPVIVPLEPGVLSALGFLVSDVRSEFSRTFIRAVADVAPGEIADRLRALGEEAAAFLDREGVAAADREVRYAADMRYHRQGYELPIAIDDLEELTLAQLGDAFTATHEQLYGFGLPGGAELVTLRAVGIGRVPAIEMPARPLGPPDAAAARTGTHPVWDGSGFRDVPTYDRDRLAPGMVLDGPAIVEQYDATTLVLAGHVAAVDQHANLLITPGGTA